From the Bradyrhizobium ontarionense genome, the window CCAGGCTGCGGGTGATCCGCACCACATGCGGGCGCGACACCAGGGTCTCGCCGATCTTGCCGGATTCGACGAAATGCGTGTCGAACTGCACGGTCGCCATCTGCTCCTTGCCGGAGGCGTAGCGCGCCGTCATGCCACAGCTGCGATCGGCCAGCGTCATGATCACGCCGCCCTGGACCAGGCCGCGGCGGTTATGATGCTTGTCCTCGGTCACGAGGGCGTATTCATGGCTGTTATCGAC encodes:
- a CDS encoding PaaI family thioesterase, encoding MTKSAAARMKSDGWEIVDTSGFLHLIGPLWQRVVDNSHEYALVTEDKHHNRRGLVQGGVIMTLADRSCGMTARYASGKEQMATVQFDTHFVESGKIGETLVSRPHVVRITRSLVFITTEVTAASRVIAMASGVFKILKSE